The Setaria italica strain Yugu1 chromosome VIII, Setaria_italica_v2.0, whole genome shotgun sequence genome includes the window ATATTTTGGTGTTGCTTTGTTTATTCCTAGCGGCATGGTAATGTACCTACGATAGAATTTATACACCAAATTTAAAGTGAAATTCAAATATGCTTTGTGCCACCCAATCTCTTAACTGCCTCGCAAGAGATGTTCGAGAGAATCAGTGAAAATATGGACAAAATCATAGCATTGTTGAGCACAAGGAACAGACCAATGTCATTAATTTCTCTTCACGACAAGGTGCTCCAATGCTAGTCAAGTTCAAGGAAGCTAATTAATGCATAATCTATGTTTCAATTAATCTACAGGTGCTGAACCTCATAAATGATATCCGTGCTGCTGGGGGATCAACACCATTGGACTTAACCTCAAAGCTCCACAGGGTAACCAACAGCATCGTCTCCCGGGCGGCATTTGGTATGAAGAGTAGCAAGGTGGATGACTTTCTAGCAGCCATCCATCAGAGCTTCATCTATTGCTCTGGCTTCCAAATCCCAGACCTCTTCCCTAGCTTCACCAGTATTCTCAGCTTTCTCACTGGCATGGGGAGGAACCTCCAAAGCATTCATGAAACAATAGATGGCATCCTTGAGGACATCATCAGCGAGAGAGAAGAAATTCTCAAGCACGGCTCGGCCAACCAAGCGACCGCAACAGAGAAGAATCTGGTGGAAGTTCTTCTGAGCCTCCAGGGGAATGGAGACTTTGGCTTCCCGATTACCCGTAACACAATTAAAGCAATCATCTTGGTTAGTGACTAAGCTACTAGCATCTAAATTTTTAATGCCTGATAATTCATCTAATTAAGTTGCACATGTTTATATGATCTACTAACCATGTGACTTTTTCTGTTTTATTTATGCATATATAGGATATGTTTGCTGGTGGGACAGATACATCTGGATCTGCAATGGAATGGACAATGTCAGAGCTCATCATGAATCCTAAGGTGATGAAGAAGCTGCAAACCGAGATCAGATCGGCATTCCATGACAAGAAAATCATTACCGAAGCTGATCTCCGAGGAAGTGACCTCAAATACCTTAAATTTGTGATAAAGGAAACTCTTAGGCTACACCCTCCAGGCCCTATTCTGGTCCCACGAGAAAGCATTGAAGCTTGTGTGATCAATGGATACACAATACCAGCAAAAACAAGAGTAATTATAAATTCCTGGGCCATCTCAAGGGACCCACGATACTGGGAAAATGCTGAGGAGTTCAAGCCAGAGAGGTTTGAAGGTGCTTCCATTGACTTTTTTGGAAACAATTACGAGTACACACCATTTGGATCAGGAAGAAGAATGTGCCCTGGATATAACTATGGCTTGGCGAGCATGGAGTTGACTCTGGCACAACTCCTGCACTCATTTGACTGGAGCCTTCCAAATGGAATCAATGAAGTAGACATGAGTGAGGTAGTGTCGTTAAGTTTGCGTAGGAAGGCACATCTTTTGGTGCTTGCAACCCCTTATGCATTTGATTCCTAAGAAATAGTAATCATGCACGTATGAATGAACCCTTGCGGGAGAGCTCGCCGTCAGATGGCTAAGCAACTGAGGGGTGCAGACATACTACTACAGTTTAAGGTCATGATATCAGTCATTTGTCTTTAATAATGTTTGGGGTAGTAAAAAGGTCATAATGATGCGTGAGCATAGTTCGTCATATGGATGATATATGTACTATGATGAGTAACAGCCAACAAGTGTAGTTGGCAGGTGGGCACGGTGCATGCGAGTTGTTACTTGGTAGATGGGTTATCTGTACATCTGTGCATTATGCAAGGTTGAAACGTGGATATGATGATTATGTTTGTTAATCATGTTTGTGGATGTACTCCTcgatcctaaattactattctaTTCCTTTTGGCCTAATTTGGTATTGAGGGATTATATATGTGACTAAGATGGAATCATTCAAGGAATAAAACGCTAACCCACCTCCTCAAACAATGCCATGGCCTTCAATCAGCTCTGATTAGTTTTACAATAACCAAGTACTCCCAAATGACTGGACCGTCGATCTAATGACATATTACCTGTAACGAGGTAATAGGcttaatatttattttatgtATTTTTAAATCCGAACATGACAGCTGCTGCACGTTTTCTCCCCTTCCTATCAGGCTTTTGCAGTTGGGAACTCGATGCTCAACATCCAGTTGTCTATTGGTCAAATGCCCGACCATGAAGGAGCGAAGAGAAATGGCCGACAGTATACCTTGGCTATTTGTTGTTCCTACTGTACATGTAGATGGCTGACGATCTTAAAGCGCTGGGCTATTGTTAGGGACGGCTAGAATaggtttgtgctggcgggtgtgATGGTATCGCACCAACTAGTAAttttgagccagcacaaatgccgcATATGCTGACGGGTGCTCGCCCCCTAGCACAGACCGCTCCTGGTGGTGTGGTTACaacacccgccagcacagatggtttCTCTTCTTGCGGGTGCTTATACCGCCCGCCAAGAATATGTATTttccattcaatatattatttcctatgaattatttattatttatttattatttctatttCCCTCTAGTTTTTAcccgtcaaattgaaatatgtatctccaaccacataacaacaaacttgaataataaataatttacattattaaaaaatacatcgtacataatatataattcacattattaaaaatacaATATTTGGAATAGAGCTGTTCTTTGCCATGCTTATATTAAAACTACTatgcccatctacgaagatttgtgcactcgtccgccatcaacacgccatctttatcaaagaatgctccatcttCAATACAAATCTTGCGTACGATGAACCTCACCATGTCCAAACAAATGTTATCGATTTGTTTATCTTTGATCTTGGTATAGTTACTACGGATGGTAGGTATCTGCAGCTaaacagtaaatgaagattaggatgtattatcATTAgaaagttagcacatggcagtgtataagagacttacatTTTCAGGGTCTGTCCGGTACCTCCCGTTGTTTTTCatgaactcgcacacgtaatatccgcatagcaTAAAGTcaggaggttgcttgtggcactgcaaacaaatagaaaaatgatacagtgatgagttgttattaatgacaagtcttCAATATATGAAAAAagcaagtttttatgttcttatgtatttatgatatattatttttatagcTTTCATCCTTTTTGGATTGTGGGGCCTGTTTTTTAGTATGCTAAGCTTGTACGCTCTTTGAGCATACAAAGATAatagttagtaatacaacttaggtgcatagaatatCAACATGCATATAAGAACTGCCAAgtaatgtcttacttttgtataatgtcTATAAAATCCTTGTACCTATCTCTATCATAGCTGGCTGAGTCAGAGACAACTGCTTCTCCTAGCTTAGGTAAAATCATGATGCAAATCTAATGATCactgcattatattaaaataatttatattatagatggcattaaatagcacctatatatatatattaattaaaactagcttactcaaAATCGTAAGGAGCCATGATATGTTTCTTGTCAGGCCTTTTCCGAATCACTTTAGAAATATATAcagacactttgtgcatttcttctcTGTGGGCTTTATTTTTTGTAGCATCTTTCTCTGCTTGTGTCTCTGCTGCATCTATTTTTGCTTTGATCGTTTTCGCCAATTTGAACATGTGCTCTGGCTCGCTTATTTGTGCTGGGCTAAGGTACGCTACCTTGAACCTGCCTTgcgtcaattcttcctccctccattgcatcctgcagaataggtcgctcaggtacttgacataaaatacgtatgtatttaaaactaGTGTATgtggtacatgtggacttataAGCACCATACGGAAATGAGATTCACGTCGAGGCGTTGTTGACGGTAAAGTTTgtgcaaatcctcgaaatcgATCATAATCTGGTATGGGAGAATGCCAAGAAAAATCTTAGTTGGGACATGCGCGGTGATTGCTtgaatgccttgcttcattgcattcatgatccatccatgtaGCTTATTCAATTCTCATGGGCCCTCCAGCAAATCCTaccgatacaagaatggtttgccatgctcataatcCATTGGGACATCATCTGacgcaaagaaattgaggttttgatcatttttcttttgctgaGAGGCGCTGCGAGTTACAGATTTTTCACCGGGagatgaagccttcttcttcaatacgtTTAAAACCTTGTCGACGTCTGCTGATGGAGCCTTTTCATATGTGATGACCATGCGAGGTACCGCTGGCctcttgggaggtggagatgaTAGAGAAAGCAATATTGGATCATTAACATCTAAATCATCTACCCATTCATCGCCTTCTAGTGCTGATGTCCCATCGTCCTCATTGAGAGCTTCTAGGACAGGTGATAGATTGGCTGCTCGTCCTCATTGTTAGCTCCTTGCACATGTGATAGCGTCGGCTGCTCTgtgtcaacatttgaatctgGAAAGGGTAGTTCTTGGCTCGGCCTTGAGGTTTCTGGTGGTTCATTTAGAATGATATCTCGACTATCTCACAATATGTACTGGTTCATCGCATCACTGAGAATctcaatcccctcatcagtAGGGATGTCTATCTCCCACAACTCAACTGACACCGTAACAACTTTCACCCAGGTGTATTCTGGTGGGGGtgcatttgggaacacatgacccATTACTGCCATGCTGATTGTGACCTctcgaaacttattttgtttccttccataaggtataTCCAACttgcatggtgtatccacttgtatgtcaTCAATGGGATACCTCATGTTTGcaatggagccagcactactCGGAGCAACGAGTCCTGTCTGGGCAAGtagcatggttggttctgcCTGTCGTTGACCATCAGATATTTTCCAGTCAGCCATTATCTGGCAAGTAGCGTGGTTGGCCAAGAACTCTAAGAATTCCTACTTAGAGATTTCTCTCATCTTAtcttcaaggtttttcttataATGGTCACGCTTCCTATAGCTTGCTTGGTTGTTGGGGAATGGTTTACCTcagggcaatgttgatgacatccctcgaAATCGCCTAGAGGGCTCTATGGTTCCGATCATGATGGTTAGCTGATCTTTCTCCCTATCGGGTCTCAAAGATCCTTCTTTTGCGCCTCGGCGAGCTGTGCCAACCTCTCGTAAATTAGCTCTATTGAGGggtgtttgaatttaaccttgCTGTCGGGTGCTACAGTTGGAATTAGagctagtacccaattcctGTTGCGCTCATCCAAGCCTACAAACATATCCGGTAAACCAGCTCTCctccgttcttcttcctctctcctccatttagcaATCTCGGCAGCCTACCCTCCcgcacccaagtgatgggggttctGGGCGGCTTTCATAGCCTTCACGGTTTTTTTCTTCACTCAGGTCTTTTGCTTCCAACATGTTCTTCTGTTGTTTGAACTCTTTCTACATGTCTAGAGGAATCTTACCGAAGTCATCCCTACCATTCTTACCTTTCTGTACATATTCTTTATTAAGAGTAGACCTCCAATTCCTAaaacatctcccaaggaggccCTCAGCAAAGTTTCTTGTGAATTTCTCttgaccttcaggaaaagtgaacCTTCTATTTCACCGTGGCCCATAATATATcctttgtagtggtaggcaccttcttccaattactagtcATGATCGATGTCTGCAATTTATCTATGACAATAGCACCAAATATGTTCCGAAACCTAGCAGGTATCCCCTCAGGTAATATGGGCTGGCCTTTGGCGCTAAGCTATTCTATTACGAGAGTACCTTTATCAGGGATCTGGTTTCGGCTTTGTTCCCCACGTTTCCTTTTCAGATTACTACTAGAAGTAGTTGTAGCTGAAGTTTGTGGTGCAGAGGCAGCTACCTCCTCTTCATGCAGAGTAGATGTTCTATAACATCATGGCAGGGAATGCAGTGGGGATTGGTCATCAttctatagagaaaacaatagcTAGAGTTTAGTTCTTCATGTGACCAACATACATATCACGTGTATATGTATGTGCATGCGATATATACCTGATGATTCACGGTTAGATCGTATTTAGGGTCATCTTCTTCTAAACGCCTGCGAGGCCTTGGTGGGCTTGGTTCGTACTCAGGTTTAGTAGAATACAATCCATGCTCGTCGGCATTAGaatcgtcgtcctcctcctccaaggaTTGAACATTCGATCTAGGCTGTTGTTCTCCCCCATCTTGCAGTGGAGGGTGGACTAATTTTGTGGCATCTGGTTCCGTGACATTGTTCTCATTGTTGGTCATGTTGTTCTCGTTGTTGTCCATGACttttaatatgcaaaattgtaatacttgtaattaataattatttctATTGCAATGTGTATACATAAAAATTATTTCTATCACAATTTGCATACA containing:
- the LOC101753074 gene encoding premnaspirodiene oxygenase codes for the protein MWPSSRKIIMIVPAMDHDLFFLCSAVILSLLAITFFHLLKPSPRLPPGPRNLPVIGSAHRLVDKLPHRALRDLADVHGPLMSLRVGQIPVVVVTSKEVAREVLKTHDAIFATRPKLMAGGIVAYNWEDILFSPTGDYWRKLRRLCNQEILSADRILSYQHIREEEVLNLINDIRAAGGSTPLDLTSKLHRVTNSIVSRAAFGMKSSKVDDFLAAIHQSFIYCSGFQIPDLFPSFTSILSFLTGMGRNLQSIHETIDGILEDIISEREEILKHGSANQATATEKNLVEVLLSLQGNGDFGFPITRNTIKAIILDMFAGGTDTSGSAMEWTMSELIMNPKVMKKLQTEIRSAFHDKKIITEADLRGSDLKYLKFVIKETLRLHPPGPILVPRESIEACVINGYTIPAKTRVIINSWAISRDPRYWENAEEFKPERFEGASIDFFGNNYEYTPFGSGRRMCPGYNYGLASMELTLAQLLHSFDWSLPNGINEVDMSEVVSLSLRRKAHLLVLATPYAFDS